A stretch of DNA from Besnoitia besnoiti strain Bb-Ger1 chromosome II, whole genome shotgun sequence:
GATCTGTCCTAAGTACACATTTTGCCATTTTGTACACACTCGTTCTTCCCCTCGAGTTGCTTATCTTATTAAAAAAAATTGCATTTCACTTTCTTTCTACTTCATCATCTCTACTCTGCTAATGCTTTTTGTATTTACGCTAATTCATGCTCTAGACGAAGTCTGGGGCTGAATCAAACGACATGTACCCGCACTATGGCACACCTGTAAATTTATAACTCAAAACCAGCTTATATACTAGTCTGTGCTGGGTTTCACAATGCGTCCACAGGGTCCTGTCCTCGCAGTGCTTCAGGCCGCGTTGCCCCTTTCGGTGATGGCGCTGTATTTTGTCGATTGTGTCGGTATCAAGTTCACCGGTCCTTCGGAAAAACCCTACTAGTGCAAGCCTGACAAGACCCTATGAAGTCTAAGGAACCCAGTATCTCTTTCGGCTGTGAAACACACCGGAAAAGCTGTTTTAACCTTCGATGCCAGCTAGCCAATTCTACAAATCAGAACAGTGTCAACTGCCAATAGTCCCTCTTGATTCCGTCTGTGCCAGCACGACCGTGAGTTTGGAGCCTGACCCTGAATCGCATCAATATACGTTTAAAATGGGAAAAGGAAGACGGGAGCCGGCGGCCTTGTACTACAGCTGCACACCTAGGAAAACCGGAGAGGAAGGCCCTCCTGGTGAACGAGCTCATGTCCCAAGGACCGAAAAAAAAGGCGTGCATGATCAAGATTGTCATCGAACCAACAGAGGCTCAAGAAAGCGGAAATTAGCAGAACGATCCTTCACAGACAGGCGATGGGGAAACTGTGAATGCAATTAAGAAAGCGTGGCGGCGACTGCTTCCTCGGCCTCACCTCGGTATTTTGACCGAAACGATATGGACGTAGCGGAAGAGAGTGCCATATATTGCATTTCTATGTTACGCAGTGTTACACCACTCACCagctcgcgcgtcctcccACAGCAAAAATGTCAAAAACAAGCCCGAATCTGCGCTGGCCTCATCAAGACAGTGCGTACACCATAGTAGACAGTCCTTCCACAAACCATCTTTGTTAAATGAGTGCCACAGACGTCCTGAGGGACTCCCACAGGCTCGGTAGAGGTACTCGGGCACGACTGGGCACGGTGAAAGAGGTCGAGCAAGGGAACATCGACAAAACGAAGACAGGTGATCAGAAACAGCCACAAGAAGCATCGGGGTTCATGTGTTTCAGGAGGTGAGGGAGAAGGCTCGGCGATAATTGGATCCCAAATCCCCACCAGCATGCATGCTAAAAACAGAGCTGATAGCTAGAGTCTACCCAGTCCTAGACGTTCTACTcatgcgtcgcccgcggatCCACTCTCAAGACATGCCAGAACTGTCCCGCATCTCTTCATTTTCAACGCCAGTCTTCTGGGTCTCTCGTGTGCCTCTGCTGTGCTCCGTGCCAGGGCCGCGCTGGGCACGCAAGGGgccgcggccggcagcgtctccgcgcgacgcggatcCTCGACAAGTTGCCTCTGAGGCCTGCCTAGCATGCAGAAGCTCGTTTGGCGTGTTCTCCATTGCGTGGCGCTGTGTCGGTAGCCATTTTTACAGAAGGTGCGACACCAAAGATTCAAAAAACCCTCAGAGGCTGCCTTCATTCGATTTTCTCGACGCTGCGGGTCGCCATTTTCTGGATCTTCGCCCAGACGTGTTCCGCCGCGAGTTCGACGGCGACAACTGAACCAAACTGTATCCTCGTCGAGTTACTCGTACGTACATGTGACTGGCAGGCCGCCATTACTGCCCATTCCGTTTTTTACAAAAAAATGCGTGCAGGCGGCTGTTTCTCGTggctctgcaggccgcgTTTGCCCTCTCGATAATCCAGACGTTTCTTGGCGAGTGTGACCGAGTTACATTTGTCAAGCATGAATCCGGTCCCTACACATGCGCACCAGCAGACCAAGAAAAAGGAATCGAAATTACGCTAAAGGCAGATGAATCCAGCATATCATTCAGCTGTGGAGACGCAGTTGAAACAGTACTAGAGCCGTCGGAACCAGGAAACCAATTCTACAAAACTGACGAATGTAAACAGCAAACGTCCCTCGACACCGTCTGTAAAGGTACCACTGTTAGCTCAGTGCCTAACTCTGAGTCGCACCAATATACGCTTACAATGGGAACGGGAAAGCGACTGCGAGAAATCCTGTACTACAGCTGCACACCGAAGTCCGCTGATGAGCAAGGGTCTCCCGGCGAACGTGCTCAAGTTCCACCGGCTGCCAAGAAAGCAGCATGCATAGTCAAGATTATCGTCGATGCTAAAGAAAAAGAACAGAGCGGTACCCATCAGGCCGGCCCCTCACAAGATGAACATGGAGCACCTGTAAACGCCACTGAATGCAATATGGAGACTGTCACAGCCAGCGCTTCTTCAgagtcgccgctcgccttcaaGTGCCCGACTGGAAAGACACTGCTTCCCGCGCAACATGAAAGAGTGTTTGAGGGCCGAGATGGAGAGTGTGGCACAGAAGTCGCCCTGGCAAGCCTCGTGGATGCGGAgttgcagccgccgcgggaaacagcggaggagacggaTGTGTATACTCTCAAGATCAACAAAGACCCTGAGCACGACACATTCATGTGCTACAAGTGCGTGGCTGCGCGTGAAAATAGACCTTTGTCTGGCCCTAGTATGAGGTCGGGAGCGCCTGAACAGAACGAGTGCCTGCTCAAGATATCCGTTAAGGGGACATCAGGAGCAGCGTCATCAGGGGACTCGTCGTTGGTGAATTCTGTTTTCTTGTTGGTTGGCCTCGGTGGCGTTTCCTACTGCAGCTTGTTGTTGCGGTAAAGGGCGGCATTGTCCAGAAGTTGAAATCATCTATCAAAGGGGTGCGCCCGAAAATACGGAGATGCATTCGACGCCTCTGTGTTGGCAGAAATTTCGGCTAGACGACAGTTGTGAGAAGGTgttcgaggcgctgcgtgaATGCTCGAAACAAACAATTCGCGGCTTTGTTGCCCATTTTGCTTACTTTGCTCGATGGAGGATGAGAAGTGCTGTTCGGAGGGCTGCGTCGGCTGGCGCAGATTCAATTGAGTGTCAGTTCGACGAGTTTAATTCGCTTTTGAACGACCGTGAGCCGTTTCCTCCAAACCTGGTCCCCTCAGGACGAAGCCTGGAAAGATGCCAGAGCCTCCAGTAATTGAGGGTTGTGGAGTCGCAGCCCCAGGAACACACATGAGCTGGTTATATTCGCGGAAACTGGCACTGCGGAACAAACAGTTCTGCTGCAGATCGCGTCACTTGCGCGGCTCTCAGGAACAGACGCTTGAAGACGCGAGTGTTCATGCGACCATCAGCCACAATTCAAAAACAGTAGACGACACGGGCGTCTACCACCATGCCTTGCCTCTCTCGAAACAGGGTGCGTTCTGCTGTCACAGCGGtatttgttttttcttctgcctgCTGGTTCTCTGTACTGTGCATGATTGATAATTGCTCGAGCCTGAGAGTCCGGAGCGCGGCAGATGCTACTTTGAATGTCCACACACCTATACTGGTAGAGCTGTGATGCCAGAGCCCACTCTTGTCGATAATGCATCAGGCTGCAGAGCAGTTGTACGGGAGCTGCGATTAAGAGCTCTACAGCATAGGCTAATCTAGTAAGGGAAGGGAAACACGTGCTTCTATCCCAGAAGTGGGTAGGATCGCTGGGACACACGAAGGAGCCGTAAAACGAATGCCAGCTAGAGAACAGCCCTTCACATTGCCAACCAGAAGAGTGGGACCCTTGTTTAACCATGGCAAGGCGTGGGATGTCCCTGCTTCTAACGTTACCCTGGCAGACATATCAAGGTCGGTTGAAAGCTCGTTATCCGGCTAAAAGCGCTCTAGCCTCTGACCTTCCCTTTGACATTCGATTCGTCTGCATGATTCGATCGTTTCTGTGATTTGCGCCATCTTGGCGCAGGTCTGAGAGACTCAGATAAGGTCTTGGGATCTAGTTGCTTCTTGCACTGGCTTACGCGCCTTCGGATTTTACCGGCCGGAACCTATGGCTAGACCGTGAGAGTCCAGGTGCGACGCAGTGGATAATGCGCATTTGCTTCCACCTCCAGCCCCACTGTCTACAGGATTTCAGACACTGAAGGCGCCCAGATTTTTTCTGCAATACTCGGCTGATAACCTAATCGCCCAGTATTTTTTGTCGTCGCGGTCCCAGCAGACTCGGTAGAAGTGTGAAGAATACACGTCGACGTTAAACGGATATTGAGTACAGTCTCTCCAGAGAAGCAAAGATCAGCGTTACGCTCAGCAATATACCTTTGAGGAGAGCACGAAACGGTATGCTCTTTCTCGCCTCATAAGTATTATAGACACGAAGCAATCGAATAGGAGTCGTGACCGGCGGGATGGCACTGTATGGCAGCATCGAGAGCATGTGAAACGCGTTGACTGGGTAATTCCACAGCCTAAATGCCGCTCTCTTCCCAGTGGCAATCGCTAACTAGACTCGTCCGCGGTGCTAACTGGTCGGTTCGACAAGACATCATTCGGCTCACTCATCCCTGGACACCTCACCTTTGTGCCATCGACAGGACGTCACGTTCTCGGGCGGGTGCGCGCCTCCGGAAGACATGAGAAGATGTAGCGCACCAGGCAATCGCCTGGCATAAATGCACTTCATTTTATTGCTTTTCTTCGAACGCCAAGTCACTATAGGATTTTTTTCTGACTCTGTTGTAGGGGGCGTTGTCATGTGCATCTTCCGGCTACCTACGCCCAGGACCGACTGGCCGAGAAGCCGCTTCGGCTCCCTCCTGCTAGGTCTTGCCTGAATGATGCACGCTGATCGCAGCCTTTCAGTTATTATGCGCAGATGTAGGTGCCGCCACGCCTATGGATTCGTAGAGTTCGGCACATCTTTGCTGTAGCTGCCACAGATTCCGTGtgaagaaagagacagaTTCTACCGGTTGTTGCCCAGAGATGAGGAGCACTGGGCATCCGAATGCAATGGCTGGTTTCGCTGCCACCGTTTCGGTGGCGCTAGTCATCCTGTACTCCGGTTTCTCCTACGGACAGAAGAATTCAGCGAATGCTGCAGAAAATGTTGCACAGGCTGAAACTTGCGACGAAGCAAAGATCTCGGGTAATGGGGTTTCCGTGAACCTTCTGACCAATCAAGTCTCCATTACGTTCAAGTgtggcgccgacgccgtACTGGAGCCAGATGCGCAGCAAAAGAAATTTTGTGTGGAGTCGGACTGCATAAATCAAGAGCCAGTGACTGCTATTTTATCTGGAGCTGATTTCGGTGAGATTGAAGCCGTGACGAAAGATCCAGCCAAAGAGAAAACGTACCAACTGACACTGCCGGAGCACGGACGCCCAGGCAAGACCATCTACTACCAGTGTAAATTCACAAGCAGAGACGTGCAGGGAGCCGCAACGAGAGATGCGGCGAGGCAAGGTGGAGCCGGAGGAGCAGGAGTTCCAGGAGGTGTACCCGGCAGTGGACTGGGGGAAGGTCACGATGGAGAAGAGCAGGGGGACCAAGTCATAGGCGGCCCCCAGCCCTTACCGCAGGTTGAGAAGTCGTGCCTGGTCACAATAAAAATCGAGCAGACTTCTCTGCCGGAGCCGGAAAAACCTGGCGAGCCGGTAAAGCCCACCGTTACACCGGAGGGCCTGGAGCAAGTCACTGAATGCGactccgccttcgtcgctgcgGAACTATCGGCAGACAAGTCTCTAAAATTCCGATGCCCAAATGACCAGAAGTTGTTACCGACCTCGTCAGTCAACGTTTATGACGACAGCGATGGGCAGTGTTCCAAGGAAGTTCAGCTTTCGTCCCTCGTGAAAGCCGCACTGAAACCGGCGAATCCCTCgtccgaggaggaagggaggAAGACGATTTACAAACTAACCCTTGAAAGCCCTCCCATTCATGACGCGGCTCTATGCTACAAGTGCGTAAGTTCTGAGGCCAATTCCAAGCCGTCGCCGTCAACGCCCGTGTCTATgaggacagcagcagcggaggtGAAGGAATGCTCGCTGAAAGTGGTCGTGAAGGGAACATACCGACCAGCATCCTCTGCGATACATACGTGGGCATCCTTCTCGATTTTTGCGGCATACGCGATAATCCCTTCGGTGTACGCGATGATGTAGATACCAGCGCGGCTGACGTCCCGCAACTGGGGATTCTCGACGGTCTTTTCCAAAATGTAGTTCTAAACTAAAATTGAAAGGCAATCCCAGCCTAATCGGAAACGAAAGACCAGGTTTTCGTCATTTCTATGTCATTGGATTTTTTATTTTTGCTTCCATCATGTAGTAGGACGGTATgagtcttcttctctgcggcaaAGGCTGGCGACCCGCTCAGGTAGTGCCCGCTTTACATTTTTTAACACACCTGCTGGAGCTGACGGGAGCAACGAGGATATCGGGTGAAAAGAAGTTGCTGGGAAGCAGCTGACACGAATGCTGTCCCTGACAACAAGCCAATCTGCTTGCGGTACGGCGACGTCTGCGAAACAAAGGGAATACAAATTGTGCCTCGAGGTGCCGACTAGCATACTCAAGCAGCAGCGGGATACCATGGTAATCCAGGCGGAATTCACAAAGTGGCAGATTTAGCCTGGCGGCGGTTTGTGATCGATACCGTTTCTTCTTGTATGTAACGCTGTCATTCGTAGCTTTGCCCGGTGTCTCCGTGGCACCATAGTTTCGTGCTGTCGGTGTCGCGGGGAACTCCTAGGGGAGTTGCTCGGCGTGTCGAGTTTCTCTGCTATCTTATACACACACTGCACCCTATCTCTGAATTCTCTTGGTTTTGTGGGGGGATTCGAAATCGGAAACATTCGGTATTGGATAACACTAGCTGAGCATCTCCCTTTCAACCTTTAACCCTGAGTTCGATGC
This window harbors:
- a CDS encoding SAG-related sequence (encoded by transcript BESB_033850) produces the protein MGTGKRLREILYYSCTPKSADEQGSPGERAQVPPAAKKAACIVKIIVDAKEKEQSGTHQAGPSQDEHGAPVNATECNMETVTASASSESPLAFKCPTGKTLLPAQHERVFEGRDGECGTEVALASLVDAELQPPRETAEETDVYTLKINKDPEHDTFMCYKCVAARENRPLSGPSMRSGAPEQNECLLKISVKGTSGAASSGDSSLVNSVFLLVGLGGVSYCSLLLR
- a CDS encoding hypothetical protein (encoded by transcript BESB_033860), whose translation is MAGFAATVSVALVILYSGFSYGQKNSANAAENVAQAETCDEAKISGNGVSVNLLTNQVSITFKCGADAVLEPDAQQKKFCVESDCINQEPVTAILSGADFGEIEAVTKDPAKEKTYQLTLPEHGRPGKTIYYQCKFTSRDVQGAATRDAARQGGAGGAGVPGGVPGSGLGEGHDGEEQGDQVIGGPQPLPQVEKSCLVTIKIEQTSLPEPEKPGEPVKPTVTPEGLEQVTECDSAFVAAELSADKSLKFRCPNDQKLLPTSSVNVYDDSDGQCSKEVQLSSLVKAALKPANPSSEEEGRKTIYKLTLESPPIHDAALCYKCVSSEANSKPSPSTPVSMRTAAAEVKECSLKVVVKGTYRPASSAIHTWASFSIFAAYAIIPSVYAMM